A single region of the Drosophila takahashii strain IR98-3 E-12201 chromosome 2R, DtakHiC1v2, whole genome shotgun sequence genome encodes:
- the pen-2 gene encoding gamma-secretase subunit pen-2 yields the protein MDISKAPNPRKLDLCRKYFFAGFAFLPFVWAINVCWFFQEAFYKPPYPEQNQIKRFVIFSAVGTLFWLIVLTSWIVIFQTNRTSWGATADYMSFIIPLGSA from the exons ATGGACATCTCAAAGGCACCTAATCCACGAAAATTGGATCTTTGTCGCAAATATTTCTTTG cTGGTTTTGCCTTCCTGCCTTTTGTGTGGGCAATTAACGTGTGCTGGTTTTTCCAGGAGGCCTTCTATAAGCCTCCGTATCCCGAACAGAATCAGATTAAGAGAT TTGTTATATTCTCTGCGGTGGGAACTTTATTCTGGCTTATAGTACTCACTTCCTGGATAGTGATATTCCAAACAAATCGCACATCTTGGGGCGCCACTGCCGACTATATGAGCTTTATCATCCCGCTAGGGAGTGCATAA